Genomic DNA from Taurinivorans muris:
CAAGCCTGTGATCGGCGTTATGGAAGTCGACCCGAGCATGGTCTGCAAATACGGCATTGTGGCGGGCAATAAACGTCCGGACGGTATTATTGAAATCACGGATATGGTGGAAAAGCCGAAAGTGGGGGAGGCGCCTTCCAATATGGCGATTATCGGGCGTTATGTTTTGCCTCCGGAAATTTTTGATTATTTGGAAAATGCGAAACCCGGGCACGGAGGGGAAATTCAGCTGACCGACGCTTTGAATTTGCTGGCGAAAGAAAGGGGCATGCTTGCCGTTCCTGTGAAAGGAAGGCGTTTTGATGCCGGCGATTTGCTCGACTTTTTGTCTGTCAATATGTATTTCGCTTTGCATGACGGGAATATGAAAGACGCAATGAAAAAGCGTTTGCAAAGTCTTCTTCAGGAATTTGAATAACAGGAGAACATATGGCTTTAAGTATCGGTATTGTCGGACTTCCGAATGTTGGAAAATCAACGCTGTTCAATGCTCTGACAAAGGCGCAGAACGCTCAGGCGGCTAATTATCCTTTTTGCACCATTGAGCCCAACAAGGCTACGGTTTCCGTTCCGGACAAACGCCTGGAAGCTTTGGCGGAATTGGTGAACCCGCAGAAAATCATTCATGCGACCGTTGATTTTATCGACATTGCGGGATTGGTGAAAGGGGCGAGCAAAGGTGAAGGTCTAGGCAATCAATTTTTAGCCAATATTCGTGAATGTGCGGCGATTTTACATGTTGTGCGCTGTTTTGAAGATGAGAACATCACCCATGTGGACGGTTCGGTCAATCCTCTCCGCGATGCGGAAACCATTGAAACGGAACTTATTATTGCCGATATCCAAACCGTGACAAGAAAAATCGAGCGCCTTGCGAAACAGGTGAAAGCGGATAAGGAAGCCGGAAAAAGTTTGGAAGAATGCAAACGTCTTGCGGACTTTCTGAATGAGGGCAATAAGGCGAGCCAATTCGACATTCCGGAACATAATGAGCATTTCAAACAAGTTTGGCATGAACTGAGCCTTTTGACAGCGAAAAAAATGATTTATTGCGCCAATGTGGACGAAGAAGGGCTTGAAGAAGAATCCGCGCATGTGAAAGCTTTGAAAGAAGCCGCTCAAAAACAAGGCTGTGAAGCTGTGGTCGTTTGCGCGAATTTAGAGGCGGAACTGCAGGGGCTTTCAGCTGAAGAACAGGCGGAAATGCTGAGTTCCTACGGAATTTCGGAAAGCTCCCTTGTCAACGTTGTCCGCACGGGATATCGTACGCTCGGGCTTTGCAGTTATTTTACGGCAGGTCCGCAGGAAGTGCGGGCATGGACGTTTAAGCAAGGCTGGAAAGCTCCCCAATGCGCGGGTGTCATTCACACGGATTTTGAAAAGGGTTTTATTCGGGCGGAAGTGATTTCCTATGCCGATTATGTGAAGTTTAAATCCGAAGCTGCCTGCAGAAGTGCGGGCGTATTGCGGGTTGAGGGCAAAGAGTATGCCGTGCAGGACGGCGACGTCATGCATTTTCTCTTCAATGTTTAACCGCATGGTTTTTTGATAAGGGGAGCTGTTGTGAATTTTACGGAAAAAGAACGCAAGGTCCTGAGCATTGTGCAGTCGGATTTGCCTGATACGCTGACTCCCTATGCGGATATTGCAAAGGAAGCCGGGCTTTGCGAAGAGGAAGTGCTCGCCCTTTTGCAAAGGCTTAAAGAGGACGGCACCATACGCCGTTTCGGCGCAAGCATAAAACATCAGAAAACAGGGTATAACCATAATGCTATGGTGGCATGGAAAATCGACGAGGACAACGTTGACGGGGCGGCAAAGTATGCGGCGCAAAGTTCACGCATTTCGCACTGTTATTACCGTCCAAGTTCCGCTCCTGATTGGCAGTATACGTTTTTTACCATGATACACGGCAGAACCATGCAGGAATGTTACGATGTCGTTGAAGAACTGCGTCAAAACACTTGTCTTGACGAATATGCGGTTTTGGAAAGCATTAAAGAATTGAAAAAAATCTCCATGACGTATTTTGATGATTAAAAAGGAAACGGTATGAATATTGAAAGATCAGAAGAACTCTTTGCAAAAGCGAACAAACTTATTCCCGGAGGGGTGAACAGCCCCGTGCGTGCGTGCCGCAACGTGCATTGCGCCCCTTTGTTTATCGAGTCTGCAAAAGGTTCGCATATCAGAACTGTTGACGGTATGGATTTTATTGATTTTATCGGCTCATGGGGACCCATGCTTTTGGGGCATGCCCATGCGGACGTGGACAAAGCCGTCTGCGAGGCGGCGAAACGCGGCACAAGTTACGGCGCCCCCACGGAAATAGAAGTTTTGCTTGCGGAGAAAGTCTGCAAAGCTCTTCCGTCCTGCGATATGGTGCGCATGGTCAATTCCGGCACGGAGGCGACAATGAGCGCCCTGCGTCTTGCCCGTGCCGTGACAGGCAGGAATAAATTGGTGAAAATCATTGGCGGCTACCACGGGCACGGCGATGCGTTTTTGGCAAGCGCCGGTTCCGGGCTTGCGACGTTTTCAATTCCCGGAACGCCAGGAGTTCCGGAATCGACCGTGCAGGACACTCTGCTTGTGCCTTACAACGATTTGGAGGCGGCTAAGGAAATTTTTGAGAAATACGGCAATGAGATCGCCGCGTTTTTTGTGGAGCCTTGTGCCGGCAATATGGGACTTGTTTTGCCAGTCGCCGGGTACTTGCAGGGTTTGCGTGATCTTTGCACAAAATACGGGGCTCTGCTTGTTTTTGATGAAGTCATTACCGGTTTCAGGGTATCCTATCAGGGAGCTCAGGGACGGTTCGGCGTTATGCCTGATTTGACCACCATGGGCAAAATCATTGGCGGTGGTTTGCCAGTCGGCGCTTATGGCGGCAAGGCGGAATATATGCAGCGCATTGCTCCTGCGGGTGATGTGTATCAGGCGGGAACGCTTTCAGGCAATCCGCTTGCCATGGCGGCAGGTCTTGCGACTTTGGATATTCTTGAAAAAGCCGATTATGCAGGGTTGGAACAGCGCGTGCTCGCTTTTGTGAAAGAGCTTGCGGGTATTTTGGAGAAAAAAGGATTAAGTGTGCAATATCAGCATATTGCTTCTATGTTTACACTTTTCTTTACGGATAAGCCTGTACGCAATTTTGCTGATGTCGAAAACGCTTCCACGGCAATTTTTGAAAGCTATTATAAGCAAATGCGTGAAATGGGCATTTTTCTTTCCCCTTCCGCGTTTGAAACCGCAATGGTTTCTTTCGCCCATACCGACGATGATTTCAATAAGACCCTTGATTGCGCAAAGAAATTGAAATTTTAAATCTTATAAACAACACTCATGAAAAAAGACAAGCTGCTGCTTGTCTTTTTTTTGGCATTGTCCGCCCTTATCTGTTCCGTATAAGTGTGAGGGGGAGCAGGAGGAGGAAAGACGATAAATAAAGAGCTACTGTTTCCCATGCGTTATCAATCGTAAAAACTATCGTCTTCGGGATGTATGGCTGTGCCCATCAAAATACCGTGCTGCCGCAGCCGTTCGGCGTCGGTTTTGGCGACAAAGATGGTTTTTCCCTGTGAGTCGCATTCGGCATAATACATTGCGGTCGCAACCGTTCCCGGCGTCGGAATAAAGCATTGCACCTGCCTTGGCTTCCAATTTCTTTCTTTGAGCCAAGAGGCGAGTTCCCTCATGTTCTCATCGGTGCACCCCGGAAACCCGCTTAAAAGGTATGGAATAACATATTGTTCCTTATTGATTTTTTTGCAGTACCCATAAAACGCCTGTAAAAACGTTTCAAATTTGTCCATGCCGGGTTTACGCATAAGCTTTAGCACGTTTTCAGAACAATGTTCAGGGGCGACTTTGAGCTGTCCTCCCGTAAATTCTCCGGCATAGCTTTCAAGAGCTTTTTTTTGGGTCAGAGCTAAATCGAAACGCACGCCGCTTGCGATACGCACATTTTTAATGTTGCTGATTTTTTTAACTTTTCTGAGCAAAGCAAGATGTTTTTCTTGGTCGACAAGAAAATGGGGGCAAAGATCGGGGGTCAGGCAGGAAGCACGTCCGCACTTGAAATTTTTGCCTTGCGTTTTTGCTTTTTCTTCCAAGGCGCAGGAGGCTTGCCACATATTGGCGGACGGTCCGCCTATGTCGCTGATTGAACCGTCGAAGCCCTTGGAACCGGCAATATTCCGCGCTTCATCAAGCAGGGATTTTTCGCTGCGGGAAGCGATTTTTCTGCCCTGGTGCAAAGCGAGGGAGCAAAAGGAACATCCTCCTCCGCAGCCTCTGTGGCTCGTCATGCTTGTTTTCATCATGCTTTCGGCGGGGATTTTTCCTTGATAGCGGGGGTGGGCTTTGCGCTGGAAAGGAAGCGCATAGAGCAGATCCAGCTCTTCCGTGCCGAGCCTTCGTGCTGGCTTTTCAACCAGCACGGCTCTGTCCCTGTCAAAAGCTTGAACAAGGCAATGGTCTGCATGGTGGATATGCTTTTCGCTCTCAAGCGTCGCTTCCAACAATAATTTGGGAGAATGCAGAATGTCATCGTGAGAGGGCAGAATAACGGTGTTTTCAGGTAAGCGGACAATCTCTTCCGTTTTGATTATCCGGCATGTTCCGTCAATATTTTTGAGAACCTGCTGCCACGGCTTTTTGTCCTTGGCTTTTTGCAGCACGGGGCTGTCCCAGGAAAGTTCGGGGTGTTTCTGGTAAAAATCACGAAGTCTGACGGCGATTTCAAGCAGGGCTTTCTCGCCCATTCCGTAAACAGCCAAATCGAGTTTTGCGTCCGCAAGGATTGATTTTCTGAGGCTGTCAGACCAAAAATCATAATGGCTGAGCCTGCGCAGGCTTGCCTCAATCCCCCCCGCTATAACCGGAAGGTATGGAAATGCCTGTTTTATAAGGGAAGTGTAAACGGTCACGGCTCTATTCGGTCTTGCTCCGCATTGTCCGTTCGGGGTATAGGCGTCATCATGGCGTTTTTTGCGAAAGGCTGTGTAATGGGCGAGCATGCTGTCCACGGCACCTGCGCTGATGCCGGCAAAAAGACGGGGGCGTCCCATCGCTTGGATTTTTTCGATGATTGCGGGGTCTTTCCAGTCGGGTTGGGTGATAATGCCGACTTTGAAGCCGTAATGCTCCAGATAGCGCCCAAGCAAAGCCGCCGCGAAAGCGGGATGGTCAATATACGCGTCACCGGAAACAAGCAAAATGTCCAGCTCGTCCCAACCTTTCAAGCGCATGTCTTCACGGCACAAAGGAAGGAATTTTTCGCAGGCTTCAGGAGGCTGCCGCGTTTGAATTTTATTTTGTTTCGCCGGAAAATTGCGTGTTTTTTCTTTCATGGGGCGTGAATTTTGAGGAACGGCGTTTCCGTTTCGGGAATTTTTTTGGGAGTACTTTTTTCTTTTTTGTTGATAATTATTAATTTTTTCCTGCATATTTTGCTCTTTTTATGATTTTGCTATAAATAGTTTTTATTTTATTACAGTTAGTTACATAAATAATTTGCAAATGTGACTAATTTTACAAAAATGTAAAAATATTTTTTAAAATTTAACCTTTTTTATTGACAATGCCGTTTGAAGTGTGGCATATTCACCACACAGTCTACTGTATCTTTTTTGAGTTTTCAAAAAAAAGCAGCATTTTATGGGAGGATATATGTCCAAAGTATTTTTAAAGGGTGTGTTGACAGCTTTTTTGGGAGCTGTGTTGACTTGCGGTTCTGCTTTTGCCGCCGATACGATTAAAATCGGTGTTCCGGGCGCTCATTCCGGCGAACTTGCTTCTTATGGTTTACCAACGCTTAATGCTGTAAATCTCGTCGCTGACGAATACAACGCCAAGGGCGGCATTCTCGGCAAGCAAGTAGAAGTTATTGCTTTTGACGACGCTTGTAAAGCAGAAATTGCTACCAACGCCGCGACAAAACTTATTTCTGACGGTGTTGTCGGTGTTATCGGACATATTTGTTCCCCTGCCGGTAAAGCCGCAATGCCTTTATATAACAACGCCAAAGTGATTTCCATTTCAGGTTCCATCACCTCTCCCGCAATGACATTGAGCGGAGAAAACCCTTATTTCTTCCGTACCGTGGCTAACGACACCGCTTCCGCGATTGTCGGCGCAGGCTATGTCATCAACAATCTTAAAGCGAAGAAAGTCGCCATTCTTCATGACAACAGCGAATACGGCAAAGGTTATGCGGAACAGGCTGCCGATTACCTGAAGAAAAACAGCGATATCGAAATCGTTCTTTTTGAAGCTATCACTCCAGGTGCCGCCGATTATTCTTCCGTTATCCGCAAAGTGCGCCGTGTTGATGCGGACGTGTTGATGTGGGGCGGTTATTACCCTGAAGCTTCAAAACTTCTTTCCAATATGAACAGTTTGGATGCTGTTATTCCCATGATCGGTCCTGACGGATTGAAAGACTTGGGCTTTGTTGAATTGGCAGGCGCTGACGCCGAAAATGTTTACGCATCCGGTCCTACCGACACTTCTTCAAACCCCGTAAGCAAATACTATGCGGAAAAACATATGGCAAAATACGGCTCAACTCCCGGCGCATTTTTTGATAACGCCGTTTCAGCGGCTCTTGCGCTCATGAATGCCATTGAAAAAGCGGGAACAACCGATTCCGCCAAAGTGATTGACGCATTGCATAAAGAAGAAATTGAAACTGCTGTCGGTTCCATTCACTTTGACGAACATGGTGACGCTGTCGGTGTCGGCATGTCCATTTATCAAATCCAAAACGGTCAATATGTTGAAATGAAATAATTATTTTATAAAATTTTTATACGATGATTGTTCGGGCTTATTTCCTAAAAGGCTTTTGGGAAATAAGCCTATCCGTATCTAATAAGCCTAGCAATGAATAAAGTTGAACTATATGGATTGGCAGTATTTTTTAGAAATTTTGTTTAGCGGTCTGACTCGTGGAAGTATTTACGCCTTGATAGCTCTCGGATATACCATGGTTTACGGTATTATCGAGCTTATTAACTTCGCTCATGGTGAAATTTATATGCTTGGGGCGTTTACGGCTTTTATTGTAGCTGGAATTCTGGGCTCAATGGGATTTTCTGCCAGTGCGATTCTTGTTATTGCTGCTTTTGTCGCGATTATTTGGTGCGTGGCGTATGGCTACACCATGGAAAAAATCGCTTATAAGCCTCTTCGCGGACAATCCCGCTTGGCTCCTCTTATTTCCGCTATCGGTATGTCCATCTTTTTGCAAAACTATGTGCAGCTGGCGCAAACGGCGGAATTTTTACGTTTCCCCATCCGCATGCCCCGTGTTGAATTTTTGGATGTTCTTGGCGGAATTTTGCGTTCTTCCGATTTCGTAATTCTTGTGACAAGCGCTTTCATCATGGTCTGTCTTTCTGTTTTCATCCGTTATACGAAACTTGGCAAGGCTATGCGCGCCACAGCTCAAAATAGAAAAATGGCAATGCTTTTAGGCATTGATGCAGATAAAATCATTTCTTTAACGTTCATTGTCGGTTCCGGACTTGCCGCTCTCGGCGGTACGCTTATTGCGACCCATACCATGCAGGTGGGCTTCGGTATCGGTTTCATCGCCGGCATGAAAGCGTTCACCGCCGCTGTTTTGGGCGGTATCGGCTCAATTCCAGGAGCCATGCTTGGCGGGCTTGTTCTCGGTCTTGCCGAAAGCTTCACAACAGGGTATTTCGCAGGCGATTACGAAGATGTGCTCGCTTTTGTGTTGCTTGTCCTCATTTTGATTTTCCGTCCTTCCGGAATTCTTGGGAAAGCTAAAGTTCAAAAGGTTTAGGAGAAAATATGTTTACCCCGAAACGTCTTATCCGTTCTGCGTTGATCAGCATATGGTTTATGATTTTGGTCTTTCCTATCGTAGGAATTAGAATTATTAAACGCGCTCCTGAATTTTTTTACGACAGGGTCCTTGTCATCGGTGCTATCACTTTTGTGCTTGCCGTCTTATGGTCTTGGTATTTTGAAGTATACAAGGACAGGGATTTAAGCAAAGGGATTTCTTCGCAGGTTTCCCGAAAATTTTCCGCTTTGTCTGAAAAAATCACCAATGATAAGAATACCGCTTTAAAATTAATTCTTGTCCTTTTCATTGTGTTCATGATTTTGCCGGTGTTTACTTCGATGTATCAAACAACCGTGTATTCGCTTGCTTTTCTCTATGTCATGCTCGCCCTCGGACTGAATATTGTCGTGGGTATCGCGGGGCAGCTTGTGCTCGGTTATGCCGCCTTTTACGCTGTCGGTGCGTATACGTACGCCTTATTGAACCAATACCTCGGCTTGGGATTTTGGACATGTCTGCCCATAGCAGGCTTTATCACCGTTATCGCGGGCTTGCTTCTCGCTTTTCCGGTGCTCAGGCTCCGCGGGGACTATTTGGCGATTGTCACCTTGGGATTTGGTGAAATTGTAAGACTTTTGCTTATCAACTGGGCGAACTTCACAGGAGGAAACCGCGGAATTGCGAATATTCCAAGACCCGGTTTGTTCGGTTTGGAACTCAGCCCGGAAGCTTCCACGATTTATATTTATTATTTATGTCTTTTTGCCGCCATTATCACCATTATCATTGTGGCAAGGCTTATCAATTCCCGTGTGGGACTTGCGCTGCAAGCGTTGAGAGAAGATGAAATCGCCAGTGAGGCGATGGGAATCGACCTTCGGAAAATCAAACTCTCCGCTTTTGCTTTGGGTTCTTGCTGGGCAGGTTTTGCAGGGGTGCTTTTCGCCGCCCGAAATTCCTATATCAATCCTACCAGTTTTACGTTTATGGATTCCGCCATGATTTTAAGCATGGTTGTTTTAGGCGGTATGGGTTCCATTGTGGGAGTGGCGCTTGCAGCCCTTGTTTTGACGCTTTTGCCGGAATATTTGCGCGCTTTTTCAGAATACCGCATGCTTATTTTCGGTTTGCTCATGGTTACCATGATGGTATTCCGTCCGCAGGGCATTATTCCGCCTGCCAAGAGAAAATATTATCCAACTGCTTTGCAGAATGAAGAAAATAGTTGAGGATATTATGCATACTGATCAAAAACCGATTTTAGAAGTGAAGTCTTTATCCAAAAACTTTGGCGGGCTCCGTGCATTGAATGATGTGGATATGCATATTCTTCCTAAGGAAATAGTGGCATTAATCGGTCCCAACGGTGCCGGAAAGACAACGTTTTTCAACTGTGTGACAGGAATTTACGTCCCTACGGAAGGGGAAGTCTGGGCAGGCCGCGAAGGGCATGAGAATAAGAAATTGAATGGGATTGTTCCGCATGAAATCACCAAATACGGGCTTGCGAGAACGTTCCAAAACATTCGTTTGTTTTCTTCCATGACAGTGCTTGAAAATGTCATGGTCGGCAGGCACACGCGGACAAAAGCGGGTATTGTCAACGCAATTTTCAGAGGCGGCGCCTTTAAGAAAGAAGAACAGGATACGGTGGACAGGGGCTACGAGCTCTTGAAAGAAGTGGGGCTTGAAAAGCATTGGAAAGACGAAGCCTGCAATCTTCCTTACGGTGCGCAGCGCCGCTTGGAAATCGCCAGAGCTTTGGCGACAGAACCGTTCCTTTTGTTTTTGGACGAACCTGCCGCCGGCATGAACCCGCAGGAAACCGTGGAACTGAAAGAACTTGTTTTGCGTATCCGTGAAAAATTCAATCTTTCCATTTTATTGATAGAACACGATATGGGCATGGTCATGTCTTTATCCGACAGAATTTACGTCATGGAATACGGTTCCCGTATCGCAGCCGGAACGCCTGATGAGATACGCCATAATCCGCAAGTTATCCGTGCATATTTAGGAGAGTCAGAAGATGCTTGAGCTTAAAAATATTTTTACGTTTTACGGGAACATCCCTGCTCTTCGTGATGTAAGCTTAACTGTGAACGAAGGGGAAATCGTCAGTTTGATCGGCGCCAACGGCGCGGGCAAAAGCACGACGCTTATGACCATTTGCGGCGGTATCAGACCGAGAAGCGGCGAAATCTTCTATAATAAGAAACCTATCCATGTGCTGGCTCCCAATGAAATCGTAAAATTGGGCATAAGTCAGGTTCCGGAGGGACGGCTTATTTTTCCGGACCTTACCGTGCAGGAGAATTTGGAATTGGGCGCTTTTTTAAGAAATGACAAAGCGCAGATAAAAGAAGACATGGAATATATTTTTTCGCTTTTTCCTATCCTTGCCCAACGGTACAAGCAGGCGGGAGGCACGCTTTCAGGCGGTGAACAGCAAATGCTCGCCATTTCAAGGGCTCTTATGGGCAGACCGAAACTCCTTTTGCTTGACGAGCCTTCACTCGGCTTGGCGCCTATCATTATTCAGCAGATTTTTCAAATCATTCAGAGAATCAACAGCCGCGGCACAACGGTTTTCTTGGTGGAACAAAATGCGAACCAAGCTCTGAAAATCGCCGACAGGGCGTATGTGATGGAGAACTGCAAAATTGTCAAGGAAGATAAGGCGGATAATTTGTTAAAAGACGATTCTGTAAGAAAAGCCTATTTAGGTATGTGATATGGCAGGGCATATTCTTGTTGTTGACGATGAAGAAGGGGTGCGCTTTTCTCTCCGCGGAATACTGGAGGATGAAAATTACACTGTTTCGGAGGCCGATAGCGGAGAAAACGCCCTTTTGTTTTTGGAAAACAACCTTGTCGACCTTGTTTTTTTGGATATTTGGCTGACAGGCATTGACGGGCTTGAAACTCTCAAGCGTGCGAAAGAATTGTATCCGCAAATTCCTTTCATCATGATATCCGGGCATGGAAATGTGGAAACCGCCGTGCAGGCTTTACGTCTGGGCGCCCATGATTTTGTGGAAAAGCCGCTCAGTCTTGAAAAAATTCTGCTGAGTGTCCGCCATGCGCTTGAAATGAAAGAGCTTAAGCAGGAAAACAGCCTTTTGCGTCAAGCTGTGCATAATGACTATGAAGTTCCCATGGTTGCAAATTCAAAAGTCATGCGTGCTTTCATGCGTGATTTGATGAAAGTCGCCCCGACGGACGCATGGGTGTTGATTACCGGTGAAAACGGCACGGGCAAAGAACTTGCCGCGCGGACTTTGCATAGGAACAGCAAACAAAAAGACAGACCCTTCATTGCGGTGAATTGTGCCGCCATTCCGGAAGAACTCATCGAAAGCGAGCTTTTCGGGCATGAAAAGGGAGCGTTCACCGGTGCCGACTCCACAAAAATCGGCAAATTTGAATTAGCCAACAATGGAATTTTGTTCTTGGACGAAATCGGCGATATGAGCTTGAGGACACAGGCGAAAATTTTGCGTATTTTGCAGGAGCAGTGTTTCGAGCGCGTGGGCGGCACAAAAAATATCAAAGTGCAGGTACGCGTCATTGCGGCAACCAATAAGGATTTGGAGAAAGCCATTGCGGACGGCGAGTTCCGCCAAGACCTGTATTACCGTCTGCGGGTTTTTCCCTTATCTGTTCCGCCGCTTCGGGAGCGAAAAGAAGATATGCCGCTTCTCATAGAAACGCTTTTGCACGCGGTTGAAAAAAAATATTCCATGAAAGCCCCGGTTTTTACAAAAGAAGCGGTGCAGGTTTTGGAAGAATGGTCCTGGCCCGGAAATGTGCGCGAGCTTATGCATTTGCTTGAGCGTTTGACCGTGCTGTACAGCGGCAGGCAAGTGGATTATGTTTCACTTCCTTTGGAAATGCTTGAAAACGTGGGCAAAGGACAAACGGCGCAAAGAATGGAAGATGCCTTGGCAACGGATAAGACTTTGCAAAAAATGCTCGAGCTTGACTATAAAACGGCAAAATCAGCTTTTGAGGAATATTATTTGACCCGCAAGCTTGAGGAAGCGGGGGGAAATGTGAGCAGACTGTCGGAACTTATCGGGCTTGAGCGGAGCAATATCCATAAGAAATTGAAAAACATAAATGAATGAAGTATGGTATAATTGATAAAAGGTAGTGCTTGGTATGAAAACTATTGCAGAAATCAATGAAAGGATTAAGCAGGGCAGAGCCGTCGTATTGACGGCGGAGGAAATGACAAAAGCCGTCAAGGAAATGGGAGCGGAAAAAGCAGCAAAGGAAATCGATGTTGTCACTACGGGAACATTTTCTCCCATGTGTTCTTCCGGCATGCTTTTCAATATAGGGCAAACGGAAGCGCCGACTCTCCGCGCAAGCAAGATGTGGCTCAATGACGTGCCTTGCCATGCCGGGCTTGCCGCTGTCGACGGTTTTGTCGGGGCAACGGAAATGCGCGAGGGTGACCCGCTGAATCAGGTTTATCCCGGAGAATTTCACTATGGCGGAGCGCATGTCATTGAAGATTTAATTGCGGGACGGAAGGTGAAACTCCGCTGTGAAAGTTATACGACGGACTGTTATCCCAAAAAATCCTTTGAGCGCGAAATCACCATTCACGATTTGAAATATGCGCATATGCTCAATCCCCGCAACTGTTACCAAAATTATAATGTGGCGGTGAATGAGAACGCCCACAAGACGCTCTATACCTATATGGGGGCGCTGAAGCCGCACTTGCAGAACGCTAATTTTGCGACATCGGGCGAGCTTTCTCCGCTTTTCAACGACCCGTATTTTAAAACTATCGGTTTGGGCACCCGTATTTTCTTGGGCGGCGGAATCGGTTATGTCATCGGTTCAGGCACGCAGCATGTTCCAAATCCGAAGCGCACGGAAAAAGGCGTTCCCATGTCCGCTTCCGGAACGCTTATGGTGAAAGGCGATATGAAAGCCATGTCCGACAGGTATGTCAGAGCCCATTCTCTGTTCGGATACGGAGTAAGCCTCGCTGTCGGCATAGGTATTCCCATTCCCGTTTTAAATGCGGAAATAGCGCAATACACCGGTGTCGGCAACGAAGATATTTTGATGCCTGTAAAAGATTATTCCCTCGATTATCAAAACTGCAGTTCGCGTGTCAT
This window encodes:
- a CDS encoding ABC transporter permease subunit codes for the protein MFTPKRLIRSALISIWFMILVFPIVGIRIIKRAPEFFYDRVLVIGAITFVLAVLWSWYFEVYKDRDLSKGISSQVSRKFSALSEKITNDKNTALKLILVLFIVFMILPVFTSMYQTTVYSLAFLYVMLALGLNIVVGIAGQLVLGYAAFYAVGAYTYALLNQYLGLGFWTCLPIAGFITVIAGLLLAFPVLRLRGDYLAIVTLGFGEIVRLLLINWANFTGGNRGIANIPRPGLFGLELSPEASTIYIYYLCLFAAIITIIIVARLINSRVGLALQALREDEIASEAMGIDLRKIKLSAFALGSCWAGFAGVLFAARNSYINPTSFTFMDSAMILSMVVLGGMGSIVGVALAALVLTLLPEYLRAFSEYRMLIFGLLMVTMMVFRPQGIIPPAKRKYYPTALQNEENS
- a CDS encoding ABC transporter ATP-binding protein; translated protein: MHTDQKPILEVKSLSKNFGGLRALNDVDMHILPKEIVALIGPNGAGKTTFFNCVTGIYVPTEGEVWAGREGHENKKLNGIVPHEITKYGLARTFQNIRLFSSMTVLENVMVGRHTRTKAGIVNAIFRGGAFKKEEQDTVDRGYELLKEVGLEKHWKDEACNLPYGAQRRLEIARALATEPFLLFLDEPAAGMNPQETVELKELVLRIREKFNLSILLIEHDMGMVMSLSDRIYVMEYGSRIAAGTPDEIRHNPQVIRAYLGESEDA
- a CDS encoding ABC transporter ATP-binding protein yields the protein MLELKNIFTFYGNIPALRDVSLTVNEGEIVSLIGANGAGKSTTLMTICGGIRPRSGEIFYNKKPIHVLAPNEIVKLGISQVPEGRLIFPDLTVQENLELGAFLRNDKAQIKEDMEYIFSLFPILAQRYKQAGGTLSGGEQQMLAISRALMGRPKLLLLDEPSLGLAPIIIQQIFQIIQRINSRGTTVFLVEQNANQALKIADRAYVMENCKIVKEDKADNLLKDDSVRKAYLGM
- a CDS encoding sigma-54-dependent transcriptional regulator, with amino-acid sequence MAGHILVVDDEEGVRFSLRGILEDENYTVSEADSGENALLFLENNLVDLVFLDIWLTGIDGLETLKRAKELYPQIPFIMISGHGNVETAVQALRLGAHDFVEKPLSLEKILLSVRHALEMKELKQENSLLRQAVHNDYEVPMVANSKVMRAFMRDLMKVAPTDAWVLITGENGTGKELAARTLHRNSKQKDRPFIAVNCAAIPEELIESELFGHEKGAFTGADSTKIGKFELANNGILFLDEIGDMSLRTQAKILRILQEQCFERVGGTKNIKVQVRVIAATNKDLEKAIADGEFRQDLYYRLRVFPLSVPPLRERKEDMPLLIETLLHAVEKKYSMKAPVFTKEAVQVLEEWSWPGNVRELMHLLERLTVLYSGRQVDYVSLPLEMLENVGKGQTAQRMEDALATDKTLQKMLELDYKTAKSAFEEYYLTRKLEEAGGNVSRLSELIGLERSNIHKKLKNINE
- a CDS encoding homocysteine biosynthesis protein, producing the protein MKTIAEINERIKQGRAVVLTAEEMTKAVKEMGAEKAAKEIDVVTTGTFSPMCSSGMLFNIGQTEAPTLRASKMWLNDVPCHAGLAAVDGFVGATEMREGDPLNQVYPGEFHYGGAHVIEDLIAGRKVKLRCESYTTDCYPKKSFEREITIHDLKYAHMLNPRNCYQNYNVAVNENAHKTLYTYMGALKPHLQNANFATSGELSPLFNDPYFKTIGLGTRIFLGGGIGYVIGSGTQHVPNPKRTEKGVPMSASGTLMVKGDMKAMSDRYVRAHSLFGYGVSLAVGIGIPIPVLNAEIAQYTGVGNEDILMPVKDYSLDYQNCSSRVIKHVSYAELISGSIDIDGKKVPTHPLTSYQRSLEIAEELKKRIEKGAFLLTQPVENIEAY